One genomic window of Bactrocera dorsalis isolate Fly_Bdor chromosome 4, ASM2337382v1, whole genome shotgun sequence includes the following:
- the LOC105222774 gene encoding solute carrier family 41 member 1 isoform X1 has protein sequence MPSPSKKQAQPHLSLMTSSHDDDYMKLADAGISNDAFQAPPTPQTATTNICDSMEFISATPNPNPNTVNTKQHTNNTDELVLRNNSNNNSNKTNKNDNTPYYTSNNDVPHGHYRYTLPLSLTAPLPQPLPPPISQQKEQQFQKAQQQDDKYRLYTIYGNDTDNDKLSGLPQSTTGSLSSIITTSIASSEPDPGTGGGGRGSGGGGGGGGNSSIGALDASSIAGVPGSSDEKLALNRPGIKQEKWSSILLQVSIPFFLAGVGTIGAGIVLGRVEKWRVFKEITELFILVPSLLGLKGNLDMCLASRLSTQVNLGNMTSRKEVIRMIVGNIALVQVQATVASFLVAMFAIVVGLAMDGTFFFEHVMLLIASAMFTATSSCFVLDFVLVAVILLSEKFNLNPDNLATPLAASIGDVVSISLLSFIASLLFDHIKTHLWITFVIVACYLVLLPMWVAIVLKNKYTRPVLKSGWVPVLSALCISGLGGLVLDASVEIFSGFVVFQPIINGIGGNLVSVQASKISTMLHQSSIIGIIPPHTKIFEWPWKALFKGVPYAKTARILLGMSIPGNIVFVFAADYIHMSTSTVTIAFVLSYLTASLIQVMLLLYIAHVIVHAMWKWKIDPDNSSIPYLTALGDLLGSSLLALAFLFLLSINQEYGTELNELNASN, from the exons ATGCCGTCGCCGAGCAAGAAGCAAGCACAGCCGCATTTGTCTTTAATGACCAGCAGCCACGATGATGATTATATGAAATTAGCCGATGCCGGTATCAGCAATGATGCTTTCCAAGCGCCGCCAACACCACAaacggcaacaacaaatatcTGCGATAGCATGGAATTCATTTCCGCCACACCAAATCCAAATCCAAATACAGTCAACACTAAACAACACACCAATAACACTGATGAATtagttttaagaaataatagcaacaataacagcaacaaaaccaATAAGAATGACAACACACCATACTACACGAGTAACAATGACGTACCACATGGACACTATCGATATACATTGCCATTGTCACTGACAGCGCCATTGCCACAACCCTTGCCACCACCAATATCACAACAAAAAGagcaacaattccaaaaagcTCAGCAACAGGATGATAAATATagattatatacaatttatggAAATG ACACCGACAATGACAAGTTGTCCGGTCTCCCACAATCGACGACTGGTTCACTAAGCTCAATCATCACGACGTCCATAGCATCCTCAGAACCAGATCCTGGCACGGGTGGTGGTGGTCGTGGTAGCGGAGGCGGaggcggtggtggtggcaacAGCAGCATTGGCGCTTTAGATGCGAGCAGTATTGCTGGTGTGCCTGGCAGTAGTGATGAGAAGTTGGCCTTAAATCGACCGGGTATTAAGCAGGAGAAATGGTCATCAATATTATTGCAAGTGTCGATACCGTTCTTTTTGGCTGGTGTGGGCACAATCGGTGCGGGTATTGTGCTCGGCCGTGTAGAG AAATGGCGTGTTTTCAAAGAGATCACCGAACTATTCATACTCGTACCGTCACTGCTTGGCCTCAAGGGCAATCTCGATATGTGCCTCGCATCACGTCTCTCCACACAGGTCAATTTGGGTAATATGACGTCACGTAAAGAAGTCATTCGTATGATTGTTGGCAATATAGCATTGGTTCAAGTGCAGGCGACGGTTGCGTCCTTTTTGGTTGCAAtgtttgccattgttgttggtttGGCGATGGATGGTACATTCTTTTTTGAACATGTTATGCTGCTGATAGCGTCCGCTATGTTCACGGCGACCTCATCGTGCTTTGTTTTAG atTTTGTGTTAGTGGCTGTGATATTATTGtctgaaaaattcaatttaaatccTGATAACTTAGCAACACCGTTAGCGGCATCTATCGGTGATGTCGTTTCAATAAGCTTGCTCTCCTTCATTGCTTCATTACTATTCGATCACATAA AAACTCATTTATGGATCACATTTGTTATAGTCGCTTGTTATTTAGTGCTTTTACCCATGTGGGTTGCTATTGtgctcaaaaataaatatactcgtCCGGTATTGAAGAGTGGCTGGGTGCCGGTACTCTCTGCGTTGTGTATAAGTGG cCTCGGCGGTCTTGTGCTCGATGCCTCTGTGGAAATATTCAGCGGATTCGTCGTATTTCAACCGATTATCAACGGCATTGGTGGTAATTTGGTGTCGGTGCAAGCGAGTAAAATCTCAACAATGCTGCACCAGAGCTCAATTATTGGCATTATACCACCACATACGAAGATTTTCGAATGGCCATGGAAGGCGCTGTTCAAAGGAg TTCCATATGCTAAAACGGCGCGCATACTCCTTGGCATGTCAATTCCCGGTAATATTGTGTTCGTGTTTGCTGCCGATTACATACACATGTCCACGTCCACGGTTACAATTGCTTTCGTTTTATCTTATCTGACGGCGAGTTTAATTCAG GTTATGTTACTGTTGTATATTGCTCACGTTATTGTGCATGCAATGTGGAAGTGGAAAATCGATCCCGACAACTCATCGATTCCTTATCTAACTGCGCTGGGCGATTTGCTGGGTTCAAGTTTACTAGCGCTGGCTTTCCTCTTCCTGCTTTCGATTAATCAAGAATACGGCACTGAACTGAACGAACTCAATGCCTCGAACTGA
- the LOC105222774 gene encoding solute carrier family 41 member 2 isoform X3, with protein MADVRRRQRAKYTDNDKLSGLPQSTTGSLSSIITTSIASSEPDPGTGGGGRGSGGGGGGGGNSSIGALDASSIAGVPGSSDEKLALNRPGIKQEKWSSILLQVSIPFFLAGVGTIGAGIVLGRVEKWRVFKEITELFILVPSLLGLKGNLDMCLASRLSTQVNLGNMTSRKEVIRMIVGNIALVQVQATVASFLVAMFAIVVGLAMDGTFFFEHVMLLIASAMFTATSSCFVLDFVLVAVILLSEKFNLNPDNLATPLAASIGDVVSISLLSFIASLLFDHIKTHLWITFVIVACYLVLLPMWVAIVLKNKYTRPVLKSGWVPVLSALCISGLGGLVLDASVEIFSGFVVFQPIINGIGGNLVSVQASKISTMLHQSSIIGIIPPHTKIFEWPWKALFKGVPYAKTARILLGMSIPGNIVFVFAADYIHMSTSTVTIAFVLSYLTASLIQVMLLLYIAHVIVHAMWKWKIDPDNSSIPYLTALGDLLGSSLLALAFLFLLSINQEYGTELNELNASN; from the exons ACACCGACAATGACAAGTTGTCCGGTCTCCCACAATCGACGACTGGTTCACTAAGCTCAATCATCACGACGTCCATAGCATCCTCAGAACCAGATCCTGGCACGGGTGGTGGTGGTCGTGGTAGCGGAGGCGGaggcggtggtggtggcaacAGCAGCATTGGCGCTTTAGATGCGAGCAGTATTGCTGGTGTGCCTGGCAGTAGTGATGAGAAGTTGGCCTTAAATCGACCGGGTATTAAGCAGGAGAAATGGTCATCAATATTATTGCAAGTGTCGATACCGTTCTTTTTGGCTGGTGTGGGCACAATCGGTGCGGGTATTGTGCTCGGCCGTGTAGAG AAATGGCGTGTTTTCAAAGAGATCACCGAACTATTCATACTCGTACCGTCACTGCTTGGCCTCAAGGGCAATCTCGATATGTGCCTCGCATCACGTCTCTCCACACAGGTCAATTTGGGTAATATGACGTCACGTAAAGAAGTCATTCGTATGATTGTTGGCAATATAGCATTGGTTCAAGTGCAGGCGACGGTTGCGTCCTTTTTGGTTGCAAtgtttgccattgttgttggtttGGCGATGGATGGTACATTCTTTTTTGAACATGTTATGCTGCTGATAGCGTCCGCTATGTTCACGGCGACCTCATCGTGCTTTGTTTTAG atTTTGTGTTAGTGGCTGTGATATTATTGtctgaaaaattcaatttaaatccTGATAACTTAGCAACACCGTTAGCGGCATCTATCGGTGATGTCGTTTCAATAAGCTTGCTCTCCTTCATTGCTTCATTACTATTCGATCACATAA AAACTCATTTATGGATCACATTTGTTATAGTCGCTTGTTATTTAGTGCTTTTACCCATGTGGGTTGCTATTGtgctcaaaaataaatatactcgtCCGGTATTGAAGAGTGGCTGGGTGCCGGTACTCTCTGCGTTGTGTATAAGTGG cCTCGGCGGTCTTGTGCTCGATGCCTCTGTGGAAATATTCAGCGGATTCGTCGTATTTCAACCGATTATCAACGGCATTGGTGGTAATTTGGTGTCGGTGCAAGCGAGTAAAATCTCAACAATGCTGCACCAGAGCTCAATTATTGGCATTATACCACCACATACGAAGATTTTCGAATGGCCATGGAAGGCGCTGTTCAAAGGAg TTCCATATGCTAAAACGGCGCGCATACTCCTTGGCATGTCAATTCCCGGTAATATTGTGTTCGTGTTTGCTGCCGATTACATACACATGTCCACGTCCACGGTTACAATTGCTTTCGTTTTATCTTATCTGACGGCGAGTTTAATTCAG GTTATGTTACTGTTGTATATTGCTCACGTTATTGTGCATGCAATGTGGAAGTGGAAAATCGATCCCGACAACTCATCGATTCCTTATCTAACTGCGCTGGGCGATTTGCTGGGTTCAAGTTTACTAGCGCTGGCTTTCCTCTTCCTGCTTTCGATTAATCAAGAATACGGCACTGAACTGAACGAACTCAATGCCTCGAACTGA
- the LOC105222774 gene encoding solute carrier family 41 member 1 isoform X2: MNTFSNFDVFCFGKRSARGYTLLGSNDGDTDNDKLSGLPQSTTGSLSSIITTSIASSEPDPGTGGGGRGSGGGGGGGGNSSIGALDASSIAGVPGSSDEKLALNRPGIKQEKWSSILLQVSIPFFLAGVGTIGAGIVLGRVEKWRVFKEITELFILVPSLLGLKGNLDMCLASRLSTQVNLGNMTSRKEVIRMIVGNIALVQVQATVASFLVAMFAIVVGLAMDGTFFFEHVMLLIASAMFTATSSCFVLDFVLVAVILLSEKFNLNPDNLATPLAASIGDVVSISLLSFIASLLFDHIKTHLWITFVIVACYLVLLPMWVAIVLKNKYTRPVLKSGWVPVLSALCISGLGGLVLDASVEIFSGFVVFQPIINGIGGNLVSVQASKISTMLHQSSIIGIIPPHTKIFEWPWKALFKGVPYAKTARILLGMSIPGNIVFVFAADYIHMSTSTVTIAFVLSYLTASLIQVMLLLYIAHVIVHAMWKWKIDPDNSSIPYLTALGDLLGSSLLALAFLFLLSINQEYGTELNELNASN; encoded by the exons ACACCGACAATGACAAGTTGTCCGGTCTCCCACAATCGACGACTGGTTCACTAAGCTCAATCATCACGACGTCCATAGCATCCTCAGAACCAGATCCTGGCACGGGTGGTGGTGGTCGTGGTAGCGGAGGCGGaggcggtggtggtggcaacAGCAGCATTGGCGCTTTAGATGCGAGCAGTATTGCTGGTGTGCCTGGCAGTAGTGATGAGAAGTTGGCCTTAAATCGACCGGGTATTAAGCAGGAGAAATGGTCATCAATATTATTGCAAGTGTCGATACCGTTCTTTTTGGCTGGTGTGGGCACAATCGGTGCGGGTATTGTGCTCGGCCGTGTAGAG AAATGGCGTGTTTTCAAAGAGATCACCGAACTATTCATACTCGTACCGTCACTGCTTGGCCTCAAGGGCAATCTCGATATGTGCCTCGCATCACGTCTCTCCACACAGGTCAATTTGGGTAATATGACGTCACGTAAAGAAGTCATTCGTATGATTGTTGGCAATATAGCATTGGTTCAAGTGCAGGCGACGGTTGCGTCCTTTTTGGTTGCAAtgtttgccattgttgttggtttGGCGATGGATGGTACATTCTTTTTTGAACATGTTATGCTGCTGATAGCGTCCGCTATGTTCACGGCGACCTCATCGTGCTTTGTTTTAG atTTTGTGTTAGTGGCTGTGATATTATTGtctgaaaaattcaatttaaatccTGATAACTTAGCAACACCGTTAGCGGCATCTATCGGTGATGTCGTTTCAATAAGCTTGCTCTCCTTCATTGCTTCATTACTATTCGATCACATAA AAACTCATTTATGGATCACATTTGTTATAGTCGCTTGTTATTTAGTGCTTTTACCCATGTGGGTTGCTATTGtgctcaaaaataaatatactcgtCCGGTATTGAAGAGTGGCTGGGTGCCGGTACTCTCTGCGTTGTGTATAAGTGG cCTCGGCGGTCTTGTGCTCGATGCCTCTGTGGAAATATTCAGCGGATTCGTCGTATTTCAACCGATTATCAACGGCATTGGTGGTAATTTGGTGTCGGTGCAAGCGAGTAAAATCTCAACAATGCTGCACCAGAGCTCAATTATTGGCATTATACCACCACATACGAAGATTTTCGAATGGCCATGGAAGGCGCTGTTCAAAGGAg TTCCATATGCTAAAACGGCGCGCATACTCCTTGGCATGTCAATTCCCGGTAATATTGTGTTCGTGTTTGCTGCCGATTACATACACATGTCCACGTCCACGGTTACAATTGCTTTCGTTTTATCTTATCTGACGGCGAGTTTAATTCAG GTTATGTTACTGTTGTATATTGCTCACGTTATTGTGCATGCAATGTGGAAGTGGAAAATCGATCCCGACAACTCATCGATTCCTTATCTAACTGCGCTGGGCGATTTGCTGGGTTCAAGTTTACTAGCGCTGGCTTTCCTCTTCCTGCTTTCGATTAATCAAGAATACGGCACTGAACTGAACGAACTCAATGCCTCGAACTGA